In a single window of the Mucilaginibacter defluvii genome:
- a CDS encoding acyltransferase has product MKRKLSVLYSWFVRTVTAWLPDIPVFMRLRGFLYSMMMKRCGRNFQVASTVILNPLSGLSIGHNVYFAPRATIIGTDIEIGDEVLIGPGTCISGGNHTFLKSSYRYGAHIPQHVNIKSGTWIAANCSVTAGSVLPERSVLAAGAVLTKVFTQTDSLYAGVPAVCIKKLRDHAE; this is encoded by the coding sequence GTGAAAAGAAAGCTTTCGGTTTTATACAGCTGGTTTGTGCGTACAGTTACCGCATGGCTGCCCGATATTCCTGTATTTATGCGCCTCCGCGGTTTTTTATATTCAATGATGATGAAGCGTTGCGGCCGCAACTTCCAGGTAGCGTCCACAGTGATACTTAATCCGCTTTCAGGGTTAAGTATTGGGCATAACGTATACTTTGCGCCTCGCGCCACTATTATAGGTACCGATATTGAGATCGGCGACGAGGTGTTGATCGGTCCGGGTACCTGCATATCAGGCGGCAATCACACGTTTTTAAAATCATCATACCGGTACGGTGCGCATATACCGCAGCACGTTAATATTAAAAGCGGTACTTGGATAGCCGCCAACTGCTCGGTAACGGCAGGCAGTGTATTGCCCGAACGCTCTGTGTTGGCGGCGGGCGCGGTGCTTACAAAGGTTTTTACCCAAACCGATAGCCTCTATGCGGGCGTACCGGCCGTATGTATTAAAAAGTTGAGAGATCATGCCGAATAA
- a CDS encoding right-handed parallel beta-helix repeat-containing protein gives MPNNISKYLLVIFAVLAFACHSRSQTQYSYRNIPAKYLPGKLPATILVELELAKKQAFDVTNMLPSDFVKDGSVDYTTSIQAALNAHSIVMMPDFPVMVNDSGLTINNGQVLIFNSHSSLYLKPSALPAYEILRIHKVHNVTVYNPVIYGDKEQHLGNSGQWGMGIAIRASENVRIIGPKISKCWGDGLYVGQMAKQPSRSIYIINATIDNNRRNGISITSAKNVLINDGVVANAKGQMPMSGIDVEPNFQDDVIDSISISNVITWNNPKYGIVISLQKLAGRKQGQTAININHHTDEYSGHGMAVIGKPGNAVLTGKIEVANSQWLNNTEGPIRLPVRSYGTKVKFKNVKTVDNDKVRLLLKSQPDIDFD, from the coding sequence ATGCCGAATAACATCAGTAAATATTTACTTGTAATTTTCGCCGTGCTGGCATTCGCATGTCACAGCCGGTCGCAAACCCAATATTCCTACCGAAATATACCTGCTAAATACTTACCCGGCAAATTACCGGCAACTATTTTAGTTGAGTTGGAATTGGCAAAAAAGCAGGCTTTTGACGTTACTAACATGCTGCCTTCAGATTTTGTAAAAGATGGCAGTGTGGATTACACCACAAGTATACAGGCTGCACTCAATGCGCATTCAATAGTAATGATGCCTGATTTCCCGGTAATGGTAAATGATAGCGGGCTTACCATCAACAACGGGCAGGTGCTTATTTTTAACAGCCATTCATCCCTTTACCTAAAGCCAAGCGCTTTGCCTGCTTATGAAATACTACGCATACATAAGGTACATAACGTTACGGTGTATAATCCGGTTATTTATGGTGATAAGGAACAGCACTTAGGCAACAGCGGGCAATGGGGTATGGGCATAGCCATACGTGCGTCTGAAAACGTCAGGATTATAGGCCCAAAAATATCTAAATGCTGGGGCGATGGGCTATATGTAGGCCAAATGGCTAAGCAACCATCGCGAAGTATATACATTATTAACGCCACAATTGATAACAACAGGCGCAATGGTATCTCTATCACATCGGCCAAAAATGTATTGATTAATGATGGCGTTGTAGCTAACGCCAAAGGACAAATGCCCATGAGCGGCATTGATGTTGAACCGAATTTTCAGGACGATGTAATCGACAGTATAAGCATCAGTAACGTAATTACCTGGAATAACCCTAAATATGGTATCGTGATATCGTTGCAAAAGCTTGCCGGGCGTAAGCAGGGGCAAACAGCAATCAATATCAATCATCATACCGATGAATACTCGGGGCATGGCATGGCCGTTATTGGCAAGCCCGGTAACGCTGTATTAACCGGAAAAATTGAGGTGGCTAACTCGCAATGGCTAAACAATACAGAAGGGCCAATACGCCTGCCGGTACGCAGTTACGGTACAAAGGTCAAATTTAAAAATGTAAAAACGGTTGATAATGATAAGGTCAGGTTATTATTAAAATCACAGCCGGATATTGATTTTGACTGA
- a CDS encoding glycosyltransferase family 2 protein: MVSIITAAYNCAPYIEQTIKSVQAQTYTDWEMIIIDDCSTDDTVAVITAVAMADSRVKLLQNTQNMGPARSRNRGINIAAGTYLAFLDGDDLWLPEFLAVSLNFMLMHNHAFVFSSYKRLDEGLNPLYDDFIVPNKVSYHSLLKTCPISCLTAVINISVTGKYYMPDIPKRQDYGLWLSILKKHENAYGIQQPLAIYRIRKNSVSRNKYKAMLYVWKVYRDVEKLNFIYSAYLMVNYVINGLKKYAR, translated from the coding sequence ATGGTATCAATAATTACTGCGGCCTACAATTGTGCGCCATATATTGAGCAAACCATCAAATCGGTACAAGCCCAAACCTATACGGATTGGGAAATGATAATTATTGATGATTGTTCAACAGACGATACTGTGGCCGTAATTACCGCCGTGGCCATGGCTGATAGCCGTGTAAAACTGTTGCAAAACACCCAAAATATGGGCCCGGCGCGCTCACGCAACCGCGGCATCAATATAGCTGCAGGCACATACCTGGCTTTTTTAGATGGTGATGACCTTTGGCTGCCTGAATTTTTAGCGGTGTCGTTAAATTTTATGTTAATGCACAACCATGCGTTTGTATTCTCATCATATAAAAGGCTTGATGAAGGGCTTAATCCGCTGTATGATGATTTTATAGTGCCCAATAAAGTAAGCTACCATAGCCTGCTTAAAACCTGCCCTATATCATGCCTGACGGCGGTGATCAATATCAGCGTAACGGGTAAATATTACATGCCCGACATACCCAAGCGGCAGGACTATGGTTTATGGCTGTCTATATTAAAAAAACATGAAAACGCTTATGGCATACAGCAGCCGCTGGCTATTTACCGCATCCGCAAAAATTCAGTTTCGCGCAATAAGTATAAAGCTATGCTTTACGTATGGAAGGTATACCGCGATGTAGAAAAGCTCAATTTTATTTATTCTGCTTACCTGATGGTAAATTATGTTATTAACGGCCTGAAAAAATACGCGAGATGA
- a CDS encoding NAD-dependent epimerase/dehydratase family protein has product MSSVIVTGYTGFVGKNLVPYLKQEGFNVMGVGRELQSGLAITQYTYEQLPQVKNYNALIHLAGKAHDLKQTVDPNAYFEINTQLTINVFKYFLKSNATDFIYLSSVKAVADSVAGVLYENATPAPATAYGQSKLLAEEYLMNQQLPAEKRVFILRPCMIHGPGNKGNLNRLYSIVKKRMPYPLTAFDNKRSLLSVSNLLFAIKTLLITTNIPGGVYNIADDEPLSTNDIIDILGKASHINPVKWNLPKSFIKTLAKAGDKLRLPFNTENLQKLTGSYVVSNHKFKQAAGIHNMPVNAREGIYYTAQNLHK; this is encoded by the coding sequence ATGAGTAGTGTAATAGTTACCGGTTACACCGGGTTTGTAGGTAAAAACCTGGTACCTTATTTAAAACAGGAAGGTTTCAATGTTATGGGTGTCGGCCGGGAATTACAAAGCGGACTGGCCATTACGCAATATACCTATGAACAATTGCCGCAGGTAAAAAACTATAACGCCCTAATTCACCTGGCCGGCAAGGCGCATGATTTGAAGCAAACGGTTGACCCGAATGCTTACTTTGAGATAAATACGCAATTAACCATCAATGTATTTAAATACTTTTTAAAATCTAATGCAACTGATTTTATATACCTGAGCAGCGTTAAAGCGGTAGCCGACAGCGTTGCCGGTGTGTTATATGAGAATGCAACGCCTGCACCTGCAACGGCTTATGGCCAGTCAAAGTTGCTTGCTGAGGAATACCTAATGAACCAGCAATTACCGGCCGAAAAGCGTGTGTTTATTTTAAGGCCCTGCATGATACATGGCCCCGGCAACAAGGGAAACCTGAACCGCTTGTATTCGATTGTAAAAAAACGGATGCCTTACCCGTTAACCGCTTTTGATAATAAACGCTCACTCTTATCAGTAAGCAACCTGCTGTTCGCTATAAAAACTTTACTAATAACCACCAATATCCCAGGTGGCGTATATAATATTGCCGACGATGAGCCGCTCTCCACTAACGATATTATTGACATCTTGGGCAAGGCAAGCCACATTAATCCGGTTAAATGGAATTTACCCAAATCTTTTATCAAAACCTTAGCAAAAGCGGGTGATAAGCTGCGCCTGCCGTTTAATACAGAAAACCTGCAAAAGCTTACCGGCAGCTACGTAGTAAGCAACCATAAATTTAAACAGGCGGCGGGTATCCATAATATGCCGGTTAACGCGCGCGAGGGTATTTATTATACAGCACAAAATCTGCATAAATGA
- a CDS encoding glycosyltransferase family 4 protein, giving the protein MNYLIITLLLVLALLTYFKIAKRFNIVDVPNHRSSHTEVTVRGGGIIFPLSIIFCGLLFQDVDLVLLIALTLISAISFADDVRPLPAFLRLAVHLLSVLMAVYALQVHLQWPLWGVALACVFMISGINAFNFMDGINGITATYSVITLLTFWYINSFVIRFADDPLLVCPLIACIIFLFFNFRQRALCFAGDVGSIGIAFWLGALSVMLIIHSHNLKYLFVFSIYGSDVLFTIIKRIKLKQNLAQPHRLHLYQLLVNHAGYPHRVVAICYTLAQLTINGFLLLTNFSMGIYALLLLSICAAVYIHFERRYRTLSTVSQS; this is encoded by the coding sequence ATGAATTACCTGATCATAACACTTTTGCTGGTGCTTGCTTTGCTTACTTACTTTAAAATAGCAAAGCGTTTTAATATAGTTGATGTACCCAACCATCGTAGTTCACATACCGAAGTAACGGTTAGGGGTGGCGGTATAATATTCCCATTATCAATCATTTTTTGCGGTTTACTTTTTCAGGATGTTGATCTTGTGTTATTAATTGCCCTAACGCTGATCAGTGCAATCAGCTTTGCTGATGATGTAAGGCCGCTACCGGCTTTTTTACGGTTAGCGGTTCATTTGCTTTCTGTACTAATGGCTGTTTATGCGTTGCAGGTACATTTACAATGGCCGTTGTGGGGCGTAGCCTTAGCCTGCGTTTTTATGATAAGCGGAATTAACGCATTTAACTTTATGGACGGAATAAACGGTATTACTGCTACTTACTCCGTAATTACTTTGCTTACCTTTTGGTATATAAATAGCTTTGTTATCCGCTTTGCGGATGATCCCTTGCTGGTATGCCCGCTTATAGCCTGTATAATCTTCTTGTTTTTTAACTTTCGGCAAAGGGCTTTATGTTTTGCCGGTGATGTAGGCAGTATTGGTATAGCTTTCTGGCTGGGCGCTTTATCTGTTATGCTGATCATACACTCGCATAATTTAAAGTATCTGTTCGTTTTCAGTATTTATGGTTCCGACGTGCTGTTTACCATCATAAAGCGTATAAAGTTAAAGCAAAACCTTGCGCAGCCCCACCGGCTGCATTTATACCAGCTTTTGGTTAACCACGCCGGATACCCGCACCGCGTGGTAGCAATATGCTACACGCTTGCGCAATTAACTATTAACGGCTTTTTATTGCTAACCAATTTTTCAATGGGTATTTATGCACTGTTGCTTTTAAGTATTTGCGCAGCTGTTTATATTCATTTTGAACGCCGCTACCGTACGTTATCTACAGTATCACAATCATGA
- a CDS encoding nucleoside-diphosphate sugar epimerase/dehydratase, which produces MLGLLKKAKTVPRWIILFIDLLIAAGSFSAAYLLTKHPANYNHLFTSHFWLFFSLYVAAAMALHLAMQIHTGLIRFTNSQDMMRIFTAVFICNILFGVICLCFFAKHINPADVAILLLFTFSVQSSAMVLLRSAVRSVYFYIKFNSSANKKSVLIYGTNHQSILLKQALEGARSGNFYVAGFIDVNSHKINKYIEQRRVYPLSVLGEVQKRYNIKKVIIADSKLDDNTRQLLIDTCLQAGVKLSKVPPSDEWLETEGFTRQIKDLKIEDLLSREPIVIDTTKISAELRGKRVLITGAAGSIGSEIVRQVLGYEPAMVALCDQAESPLHEVQIELMAKHPQAVMHFFIADVRNFKRMRTVFKEVRPEIIFHAAAYKHVPMMEGNAAEAVITNIVGTKNIADLAVYFDADKFVMISTDKAVNPTNIMGASKRIAEIYIQSLNDAITHSYEHLSLVDDYRSNATSTANTRFITTRFGNVLGSNGSVIPLFKAQIKKGGPVTVTHPDITRYFMTIPEAVQLVLEAGATDKGGEIFVFDMGEPVRIADMANKMIKLAGFTPGTDIQINYTGLRPGEKLYEELLNKEEMTQPTHHEKIKIARVRMYDYKDVVDDVEELISLAQKEDDMAIVKKMKAIVPEYLSNNSAYQKLDDKADINFN; this is translated from the coding sequence ATGTTAGGTCTTTTAAAAAAAGCGAAAACAGTACCTCGCTGGATAATACTTTTTATTGACCTGCTTATAGCTGCCGGTTCATTTTCTGCGGCTTATTTACTTACAAAGCATCCGGCTAATTATAATCATTTATTTACATCGCATTTTTGGTTGTTTTTCAGCCTTTATGTAGCCGCGGCAATGGCACTGCATTTAGCCATGCAAATACATACCGGTCTCATCCGGTTTACTAACTCGCAGGATATGATGCGCATATTCACAGCGGTATTTATATGTAATATATTGTTTGGCGTTATATGCCTTTGTTTTTTTGCTAAACACATCAATCCGGCTGATGTAGCTATACTACTGCTATTCACTTTTTCGGTACAAAGTTCAGCCATGGTGCTTTTACGCAGCGCCGTACGCAGTGTGTACTTTTATATCAAATTTAATTCATCGGCCAATAAAAAATCGGTACTTATATATGGCACCAATCACCAGTCCATCCTGTTAAAGCAGGCACTTGAAGGCGCGCGTTCGGGTAATTTTTATGTTGCCGGATTTATTGATGTAAACAGCCATAAAATTAATAAATATATAGAGCAGCGCAGGGTATATCCGCTATCAGTACTTGGTGAAGTACAAAAAAGATATAATATCAAAAAGGTAATAATTGCCGATTCAAAATTGGATGACAATACCCGCCAGCTGCTTATTGATACCTGCCTGCAGGCAGGCGTAAAGCTATCTAAAGTCCCGCCGTCTGACGAATGGCTTGAAACCGAAGGTTTTACCAGGCAAATAAAGGATCTCAAGATAGAAGATTTGCTGTCGCGCGAACCAATAGTGATAGACACCACAAAGATCAGTGCGGAACTTAGGGGTAAACGCGTGCTTATTACGGGCGCCGCGGGCTCAATCGGATCTGAAATTGTACGGCAGGTACTGGGTTACGAACCGGCAATGGTTGCCTTATGTGATCAGGCCGAATCTCCGTTGCACGAAGTGCAGATAGAACTCATGGCAAAGCATCCGCAAGCAGTGATGCATTTTTTTATTGCAGACGTGCGAAATTTTAAACGCATGCGGACGGTGTTTAAAGAAGTGCGCCCCGAAATTATTTTCCATGCCGCGGCTTACAAGCACGTGCCTATGATGGAAGGTAACGCTGCAGAAGCTGTTATTACTAACATTGTCGGCACCAAAAACATAGCTGATCTAGCTGTATATTTTGATGCGGATAAGTTTGTAATGATTTCGACTGATAAGGCGGTTAACCCAACCAATATTATGGGTGCTTCAAAACGCATAGCCGAAATATACATACAATCGCTTAACGATGCTATAACGCATAGTTATGAGCACCTTTCGCTGGTTGATGATTACCGTTCAAACGCTACATCTACGGCAAACACACGGTTTATAACTACCCGCTTTGGTAATGTTCTCGGATCAAATGGCTCGGTAATTCCGCTTTTTAAGGCGCAAATAAAAAAAGGGGGGCCGGTTACGGTTACCCATCCGGACATAACCCGCTATTTTATGACTATACCCGAAGCGGTGCAGCTGGTGCTTGAGGCCGGGGCAACTGATAAGGGAGGTGAAATTTTCGTTTTTGATATGGGCGAACCGGTGCGCATTGCCGATATGGCAAATAAAATGATAAAACTGGCAGGCTTTACACCCGGTACCGATATCCAGATAAACTATACAGGCCTAAGGCCGGGAGAAAAGCTCTATGAGGAACTGTTGAACAAGGAAGAAATGACCCAACCCACGCATCACGAAAAAATAAAGATAGCCCGCGTGCGCATGTATGATTATAAGGATGTGGTGGATGATGTAGAGGAACTGATAAGCCTGGCGCAAAAAGAGGATGATATGGCTATAGTTAAAAAGATGAAAGCCATCGTTCCTGAATATTTAAGTAACAACTCTGCTTACCAAAAACTTGATGATAAGGCAGATATTAATTTCAACTAA
- a CDS encoding DUF417 family protein — protein MINFTKAGYMLGVIATIIILLWIGLFKFTPGEAMAIKGYVSNSFLMSWLYRVTSVQGASNIIGTYEIVTAIFLIASFWSNKAALIGGYLTASIFIGTLSFLLTTPGIWKLSDGIWTTDFFVLKDMAFLGIGLMVIGKYEKIS, from the coding sequence ATGATAAATTTTACCAAAGCTGGCTATATGCTTGGCGTCATCGCAACAATCATCATTCTTTTATGGATTGGTCTTTTCAAATTTACCCCCGGCGAGGCCATGGCCATAAAAGGCTATGTATCCAACAGCTTTTTAATGAGTTGGCTGTACCGGGTTACTTCTGTACAAGGTGCTTCCAATATCATCGGCACTTACGAGATCGTGACCGCTATTTTTCTGATTGCCTCTTTTTGGAGTAATAAAGCAGCACTCATTGGTGGCTACCTAACGGCCTCTATTTTTATTGGTACATTGAGCTTTCTGCTCACAACCCCGGGTATCTGGAAATTAAGCGACGGGATATGGACCACAGATTTTTTTGTTTTGAAGGATATGGCTTTCCTGGGTATCGGACTGATGGTGATAGGAAAATATGAAAAAATCAGTTAA
- a CDS encoding molybdopterin-dependent oxidoreductase, translated as MKKRRIKQPLTTEQKIKRRNFLSFGIFGAFGAAAYGGWQWLYHSPEEKPGVTAGTRVPLRRALNKTELFFRRLAFNENHLVKTYPVERAAKTVRHNSDIGSEGDINIDQWRLKIIRKDKGVIQITLKEILALPKTELVFDFKCVEGWDQIQHWGGVRFTELIKHLGLQDEAKLAYVGMMTPDGQYYVGLDMPSALHPQTILAYEMNGKPLPAQHGKPLRLIIPVKYGIKNLKRMGTITFSDQRPPDYWAEQGYDYYSGL; from the coding sequence ATGAAAAAGAGAAGAATTAAACAGCCGCTAACCACCGAGCAAAAGATCAAACGTCGAAACTTTCTGTCTTTCGGTATCTTCGGCGCTTTTGGCGCAGCCGCTTATGGTGGCTGGCAGTGGCTCTACCATTCGCCCGAGGAGAAGCCAGGCGTTACCGCGGGCACCCGTGTTCCATTACGACGGGCGTTAAACAAAACAGAGCTTTTTTTCAGGCGACTGGCCTTTAATGAAAATCACCTGGTAAAAACCTACCCGGTGGAGCGGGCAGCAAAAACTGTCAGGCACAATTCGGATATCGGTTCAGAAGGTGACATCAATATCGATCAATGGCGGTTGAAAATCATCCGGAAAGACAAAGGCGTCATACAGATTACGCTAAAAGAGATACTCGCTTTACCAAAAACGGAGCTGGTGTTTGACTTTAAATGTGTGGAAGGCTGGGATCAGATACAGCATTGGGGTGGCGTTCGCTTTACAGAGCTGATTAAACACCTTGGTTTACAAGACGAAGCCAAACTTGCTTATGTTGGTATGATGACGCCTGACGGGCAATACTATGTCGGGTTGGATATGCCAAGCGCCCTACACCCGCAAACTATCCTGGCTTATGAAATGAATGGCAAGCCATTGCCCGCGCAACATGGTAAGCCATTACGCCTTATCATCCCGGTTAAATACGGCATCAAGAACCTGAAGCGCATGGGCACCATCACCTTTAGTGACCAACGACCGCCCGACTATTGGGCCGAACAAGGTTACGATTACTACTCAGGTTTGTGA
- a CDS encoding cytochrome b/b6 domain-containing protein, with translation MKVIKEKHSLAMRWAHWVNFPLLGIMIWSGLLIYWANDVYNITLFGHQFVRLFPEWFYNQLHIPHRLSEGMAFHFLFMWFFTLNGVFYIIYTLGSGEWRQLWPSKRSFKEAWLVLLHDLHLRKTAPPQGKYNAAQRIAYSAIILMGAGSVLTGLAIYKPVQLNWLVWAMGGYHLARIWHFVLTLGYVLFFIIHVIQVILAGWNNFRSVVSGFEVLDEPANPVVHEKEKN, from the coding sequence ATGAAGGTAATCAAAGAGAAACATTCGCTGGCTATGCGCTGGGCCCATTGGGTAAATTTCCCGCTGTTGGGTATCATGATCTGGAGTGGCTTGCTGATTTATTGGGCCAACGATGTATATAACATCACGCTTTTTGGCCATCAGTTCGTAAGGCTTTTTCCGGAATGGTTTTACAATCAGCTGCACATACCGCACCGGCTTTCTGAAGGCATGGCCTTTCATTTCCTTTTTATGTGGTTCTTTACGCTTAATGGGGTATTCTATATCATTTATACTTTAGGCTCCGGAGAATGGAGACAACTTTGGCCAAGCAAGCGTTCATTCAAAGAAGCCTGGTTAGTTCTTTTGCATGATTTACACTTGCGTAAAACAGCGCCACCTCAAGGCAAGTATAATGCAGCGCAGCGTATCGCTTATTCGGCCATTATCCTGATGGGTGCAGGTTCGGTACTTACCGGGCTTGCCATTTATAAGCCGGTACAACTTAACTGGCTGGTTTGGGCAATGGGTGGCTACCACCTGGCCAGGATCTGGCATTTTGTGCTTACCCTTGGTTATGTATTGTTTTTTATCATACACGTTATACAGGTCATACTCGCGGGGTGGAACAATTTCCGGTCCGTTGTTTCAGGTTTCGAGGTGTTGGATGAGCCTGCTAACCCCGTAGTACATGAAAAAGAGAAGAATTAA
- a CDS encoding zf-HC2 domain-containing protein, which translates to MKTQFRSELVRIAYNCRKATFLIEKKQETALSGREKLELKFHLAGCSICRIYQQQSILINNMMHRLFKDIPVEIRLDGDFKTSLQQKINERLISDN; encoded by the coding sequence ATGAAAACGCAATTCAGATCAGAACTGGTGCGTATTGCCTACAATTGCCGTAAGGCTACCTTCCTGATCGAGAAGAAACAGGAAACTGCGCTTAGCGGCCGCGAAAAGCTAGAGTTAAAGTTTCATCTGGCCGGTTGTTCCATCTGTCGGATATATCAGCAGCAAAGCATATTGATCAATAATATGATGCACAGGTTATTTAAAGACATTCCCGTGGAGATCAGGTTAGACGGCGACTTTAAAACAAGTTTACAGCAAAAGATCAACGAGCGTTTAATCAGCGATAATTGA
- a CDS encoding sigma-70 family RNA polymerase sigma factor: MTQSLTNHNTTDQSGKKLLEPRFWVERHADFLYSYAFARLNDDEQCRDLVQDTFLAALQKTASFRGDSSERTWLTAILKYKVIDIYRKRSGAFHLKETDGIAANDEEEFFEPDDNHWKREHWPALFGVEDKDPLHNKEFMRILQQCLQRLPPLWMSVFRLKHLDDEGTEMICEQLRISSANFWVIIHRAKVNLRSCLQKNWI; encoded by the coding sequence ATGACGCAAAGTTTAACGAATCATAATACAACTGATCAGAGTGGCAAGAAACTGCTTGAGCCACGGTTTTGGGTAGAACGGCATGCCGATTTTTTGTATAGCTATGCTTTTGCGCGACTGAATGATGATGAGCAATGCCGTGACCTAGTGCAGGATACATTTTTGGCCGCCCTGCAAAAAACAGCTAGCTTTCGTGGAGATAGTAGCGAACGCACCTGGCTGACCGCTATCTTGAAATATAAAGTGATCGACATATACAGAAAACGATCCGGCGCCTTCCATTTAAAGGAGACGGATGGTATAGCAGCGAATGACGAGGAAGAATTTTTTGAACCGGATGATAACCATTGGAAACGCGAGCATTGGCCCGCGCTTTTCGGCGTTGAGGACAAAGACCCTCTGCATAACAAAGAGTTTATGCGCATACTGCAACAATGCCTGCAACGCCTGCCGCCTTTGTGGATGTCGGTATTTCGCTTAAAGCACCTGGATGATGAGGGCACAGAGATGATCTGTGAGCAACTGAGAATAAGCTCGGCTAACTTTTGGGTGATCATCCATCGCGCTAAAGTAAACCTGAGATCATGTTTACAAAAAAATTGGATATGA
- a CDS encoding peroxiredoxin-like family protein translates to MKLGIVKILTIIAFSGTLFVAAVPLKAAALTTNVSDTLKTQLYPEKATDISPLLIGERIPVISLPAANGQVYDLNAAVAQKPTILIFYRGGWCPFCNRELAGIQGIQADLVRMGYQIIAISTDSPENLSKSADKEKLSYTLLSDAGLAVAKKMGLAFKAPAAYSKTLETGSGGKNVDKLLPVPSVFILDKKGVIQFEYINPDYRQRISPELLMAVAGMLIR, encoded by the coding sequence ATGAAATTAGGCATCGTTAAAATATTAACCATTATTGCTTTCAGCGGAACTTTGTTCGTTGCAGCCGTTCCGCTGAAAGCGGCTGCTTTAACTACCAATGTTAGCGATACGCTTAAAACGCAGCTCTATCCTGAAAAAGCGACGGACATAAGCCCTTTGCTGATTGGCGAGCGTATTCCTGTGATTAGCTTACCTGCCGCCAATGGCCAGGTGTATGATCTGAACGCAGCTGTGGCTCAAAAACCAACCATCCTAATATTTTATCGTGGCGGCTGGTGCCCGTTTTGTAACAGGGAGCTGGCAGGCATACAGGGTATACAGGCCGATTTAGTCAGGATGGGCTATCAGATTATCGCGATCAGCACCGATAGCCCTGAAAACCTCAGCAAGTCTGCCGATAAAGAGAAACTGAGCTATACTTTGCTGTCAGACGCTGGCCTTGCTGTTGCCAAAAAGATGGGGCTGGCCTTTAAAGCGCCGGCTGCTTACAGTAAAACGCTGGAGACCGGATCGGGCGGTAAAAATGTCGACAAATTGTTACCGGTGCCGTCAGTATTCATACTCGACAAAAAAGGCGTTATTCAATTCGAATACATCAACCCGGATTACCGGCAACGGATTAGCCCGGAACTTTTAATGGCAGTTGCCGGGATGTTGATCAGATAG